A region from the Spirochaeta thermophila DSM 6192 genome encodes:
- the pstB gene encoding phosphate ABC transporter ATP-binding protein PstB, translated as MDREVQFQVADGRFRSVPEGKEEVIIETRGLSVYYGYHMALYDINLPIYKNRITAFIGPSGCGKSTLLRCFNRMNEVVADVRIEGEVLFHGKNVYDPDVDPVLLRRRIGMVFQQPNPFPKSIYDNVAYGPRMYGIKDKATLDEIVEESLRAAALWDEVKDVLGKSALALSGGQQQRLCIARTIAVKPEVILMDEPASALDPISTARIEELMQELARQYTIVIVTHNMQQAARVSDYTAFMYLHEDWGAGYIEEFGPTRELFLNPKKKRTEDYISGKFG; from the coding sequence ATGGATCGCGAGGTGCAGTTTCAGGTGGCGGACGGCCGGTTCCGATCCGTCCCGGAGGGCAAGGAAGAGGTGATCATCGAGACCCGTGGGCTCTCGGTGTACTACGGGTATCACATGGCGCTCTACGATATCAATCTTCCGATATATAAGAACAGGATTACGGCCTTCATCGGTCCGTCCGGGTGCGGCAAGTCGACCCTCCTTCGGTGCTTCAACCGGATGAACGAGGTGGTGGCGGACGTGCGGATCGAGGGGGAGGTTCTCTTCCACGGGAAGAATGTGTATGATCCCGATGTGGACCCCGTGCTCCTCCGCCGCAGGATCGGGATGGTCTTCCAGCAGCCGAACCCCTTTCCCAAGAGCATCTACGACAACGTGGCCTACGGTCCCCGGATGTACGGGATAAAGGACAAGGCCACGCTCGACGAGATCGTGGAGGAGAGCCTGCGGGCGGCGGCCCTGTGGGACGAGGTGAAGGACGTGCTGGGTAAGAGTGCGCTCGCCCTCTCGGGCGGCCAGCAGCAGCGCCTCTGTATCGCCCGGACGATCGCGGTGAAGCCCGAGGTGATCCTCATGGACGAGCCGGCCTCGGCCCTGGATCCGATCTCCACGGCGAGGATCGAGGAGCTCATGCAGGAGCTCGCCCGACAGTACACCATCGTGATCGTCACGCACAACATGCAGCAGGCGGCGCGTGTCTCGGATTACACGGCTTTCATGTACCTGCACGAGGACTGGGGGGCAGGGTATATCGAGGAGTTCGGTCCCACGCGGGAACTTTTCCTCAATCCGAAGAAGAAGCGCACCGAGGACTACATCTCGGGGAAGTTCGGATGA
- a CDS encoding VOC family protein, producing MHVHYVEIVSTSVEAQCSFLKQVYGLSCDTMVEDLGNARVATMPNGVLVGVRSPLGDHEQPIVRTYFEVSDIMAAVRRAEAAGALIAYPPTKQGETGTWAICILDGIQYGLWQK from the coding sequence ATGCATGTGCATTATGTGGAGATCGTGAGCACCTCTGTGGAGGCACAGTGTAGCTTCCTGAAGCAGGTGTATGGGCTTTCATGTGATACCATGGTGGAAGATCTCGGAAACGCCCGAGTGGCAACTATGCCGAATGGGGTACTGGTAGGTGTCCGATCTCCCCTGGGGGACCATGAGCAACCCATCGTGCGCACCTACTTCGAGGTAAGTGATATCATGGCGGCAGTGAGGAGGGCCGAGGCGGCCGGAGCGCTGATTGCATACCCTCCTACGAAACAGGGAGAGACGGGCACGTGGGCGATATGTATCCTCGACGGGATCCAGTACGGGCTGTGGCAGAAGTGA
- a CDS encoding beta-1,3-glucanase family protein: MRRYLPYLAPLMLVLMLLIACEGGIVNLSGDLVSRAAFESGCDYVDADTARIWLTAADAGWADVHYKVNGGGQLNVRMNRDGTYFWYEVNGLSEGDVIDYWFTIGFNAGAQDTGWYSYTHTAGGSTPTPTPTPAGSTTFVIEAEDYAAMSGVQTESCVEGGLNVGWIDAGDWMAYASRYFEGGEYLIEYRVASLNGGGQLSADLDAGSIVLGSVSIPSTGGWQNWTTVSHTVTIPAGNHAFGIYAVSGGWNINWIRFTYLGGSGSTPTPTPSSSPSFIPLSPGMELTIQFLNKTGGRVDDSRIYAAIIGRDGGNRWCYLTPEGTAKVIEAGDTSDQWFFRLDTIAGFQVPPVFTSARLYMSMDSPLVMSAVVDATGSVGIVQPDLGNPSDPNQEIIFDWAEFTVHSGTFWGNTTQVDQFGFPYTLAVYSDGGTLVKKVGIDRPRDEVFSLFDSYVPSEFRSLNHYPYRILAPAKESFGEGKPNASYFDAYVDTVWNQYRNQTLTITHPLGTFQGRVLSDHRMEFTRLEDGQKFYIQRRPNDTEILEGSGVLASGNTVELALEAWICAAFNRHVVHYPDSSYWNDPAYYYLDSPANWYAAFWHEISLGGLAYGFCYDDVNDQSTLIEAPNVRAVVIELYW, translated from the coding sequence ATGAGACGCTATCTTCCGTACCTTGCCCCCCTCATGCTCGTACTTATGCTGCTTATAGCATGTGAAGGGGGGATCGTCAACCTGAGTGGAGACCTGGTCTCCCGTGCCGCCTTTGAGAGTGGGTGCGACTATGTGGACGCCGACACTGCTCGGATCTGGCTCACTGCTGCGGATGCAGGATGGGCCGACGTCCATTACAAGGTGAACGGTGGAGGACAGCTCAACGTCCGCATGAACCGGGATGGCACCTACTTCTGGTACGAGGTGAATGGGCTCTCCGAGGGTGATGTGATCGACTACTGGTTCACCATCGGGTTCAACGCGGGTGCGCAGGATACGGGGTGGTACTCCTACACGCACACCGCGGGTGGGAGCACTCCCACACCCACGCCCACGCCTGCGGGGAGCACCACGTTTGTGATCGAGGCCGAGGACTATGCGGCGATGAGCGGGGTGCAGACGGAGTCGTGTGTTGAGGGCGGGCTCAACGTGGGCTGGATCGATGCGGGTGATTGGATGGCGTATGCGAGCCGGTACTTCGAGGGAGGGGAGTACCTCATCGAGTACCGCGTGGCGAGCCTCAACGGGGGAGGCCAGCTGAGCGCCGATCTGGATGCGGGGTCGATCGTGCTTGGGTCGGTGAGCATCCCCTCGACGGGTGGGTGGCAGAACTGGACCACGGTGTCCCACACAGTGACGATTCCTGCGGGGAACCATGCCTTTGGGATCTATGCGGTCTCCGGAGGGTGGAACATCAACTGGATCCGGTTCACCTACCTGGGTGGTAGCGGAAGCACCCCTACACCCACGCCATCATCGTCTCCTTCGTTTATACCTCTTTCTCCTGGGATGGAACTGACGATACAGTTCCTCAACAAGACAGGTGGCCGTGTAGATGACAGTCGAATCTATGCAGCAATCATTGGACGGGATGGGGGGAATAGATGGTGTTATCTTACCCCCGAGGGAACTGCCAAGGTGATTGAAGCAGGAGATACGAGTGACCAGTGGTTCTTCAGATTGGATACTATCGCTGGTTTTCAGGTGCCACCGGTCTTTACCTCGGCAAGGCTTTACATGAGTATGGATTCTCCACTGGTCATGAGTGCTGTGGTCGATGCGACAGGAAGTGTGGGGATTGTACAGCCCGATCTTGGTAATCCGTCTGATCCGAATCAAGAAATCATCTTCGATTGGGCGGAGTTCACCGTGCATAGTGGCACGTTTTGGGGCAATACCACCCAGGTCGATCAGTTCGGTTTCCCGTATACGCTTGCGGTGTATTCCGATGGGGGGACACTCGTCAAGAAAGTGGGAATCGATCGTCCAAGGGATGAGGTCTTTTCCCTCTTCGATAGCTACGTGCCTTCTGAGTTCAGGAGCCTGAATCACTATCCTTACCGAATCCTTGCACCTGCGAAGGAAAGTTTCGGGGAAGGGAAACCCAACGCCTCATACTTCGACGCATATGTGGATACGGTGTGGAATCAGTATAGGAATCAGACGCTTACCATAACGCACCCATTAGGAACCTTCCAGGGAAGAGTCCTTTCGGATCACAGAATGGAGTTTACTCGTTTGGAGGATGGTCAGAAGTTCTACATTCAGAGACGACCGAACGATACCGAGATACTTGAGGGTTCTGGGGTGCTCGCTTCCGGCAATACGGTTGAGCTCGCATTGGAAGCGTGGATATGTGCTGCATTCAATCGTCACGTGGTTCACTATCCGGATTCTTCCTATTGGAATGATCCCGCCTACTACTATCTGGACTCGCCCGCCAATTGGTACGCTGCCTTCTGGCATGAGATAAGTCTGGGAGGGCTTGCATATGGGTTCTGCTACGATGACGTGAACGATCAGAGCACACTTATCGAGGCCCCGAACGTGAGGGCTGTGGTGATAGAGCTGTATTGGTAG
- a CDS encoding sensor histidine kinase produces MHETTSRPSGESATASSRSDPLWPVRLLLPLLPILALSLLPLALPLTPPLLALLLQTLLIASLLLHHALHLRRTLRTLKRRLLTTPPPLLPHTRTLTNPFSRALQPLEEALLHTLGQTHTRLQDLTAESHLYHTVLTHMEEGIVVTDGRLRITYANPRALEILSLPPEHRLKPLPQFLRSTSLLEHIHRTLSSGTPLTHTLTTPPPSSRTIRLHLIPLPPSPSERLLLVASDITRLERLEQIRRDFVSSVSHELKTPITTVLGYLETLKDLPPDDEATRTRFLETALSHTHRLHQIIEDLLLLSRIEQAEAPVPLERAPLAPLIRRAVELVRQARGETHPLTLEGPEDLALPLNPGLMVQALYNLIHNALTHTPPGTPVVVRWRSTGSSVLIQVEDRGPGIPPEALPRIFERFYRVDTSRSRATGGTGLGLSIVKHIVQAHKGTIDVHSTPGHGTTFTIRLPG; encoded by the coding sequence ATGCACGAGACTACATCCAGACCGTCCGGGGAGTCGGCTACCGCCTCCAGCCGGTCTGACCCGCTCTGGCCGGTCCGCCTCCTCCTCCCCCTCCTCCCCATCCTCGCCCTCTCGCTCCTCCCCCTCGCGCTTCCCCTCACCCCACCCCTCCTCGCCCTCCTCCTCCAGACCCTCCTCATCGCCTCCCTCCTCCTCCACCACGCCCTCCACCTCCGCCGCACCCTCCGCACCCTCAAGCGCCGCCTCCTCACCACCCCTCCCCCCCTCCTCCCCCACACCAGAACCCTCACCAACCCCTTCTCCCGGGCCCTTCAGCCCCTCGAGGAGGCCCTGCTCCACACCCTCGGCCAGACCCACACCCGCCTCCAAGACCTCACCGCCGAGAGCCACCTCTACCACACCGTGCTCACCCACATGGAAGAGGGGATCGTGGTCACGGACGGCCGCCTCCGCATCACCTACGCCAACCCACGCGCCCTCGAGATCCTCTCCCTCCCCCCCGAGCACCGCCTGAAACCCCTCCCCCAATTCCTCCGCTCCACCTCCCTCCTCGAGCACATCCACAGGACCCTCTCCTCAGGCACCCCCCTCACCCACACCCTCACCACCCCACCCCCCTCCTCCAGAACCATCCGACTCCACCTCATCCCCCTCCCCCCCTCCCCCTCGGAGCGCCTCCTCCTCGTGGCGAGCGACATCACCCGCCTCGAACGGCTCGAGCAGATCCGCCGCGACTTCGTCTCCAGCGTCTCCCACGAACTCAAGACCCCCATCACCACCGTCCTCGGCTACCTCGAGACCCTCAAAGACCTCCCCCCGGACGACGAGGCCACCCGCACGCGCTTCCTCGAGACCGCCCTCTCACACACCCACCGCCTCCACCAGATCATCGAAGACCTCCTGCTCCTCTCCCGCATCGAGCAGGCGGAGGCCCCCGTACCCCTCGAACGCGCACCCCTCGCCCCACTCATCCGGAGGGCCGTGGAGCTCGTACGGCAAGCCAGAGGCGAGACCCATCCCCTCACCCTCGAAGGCCCGGAGGACCTCGCGCTCCCCCTCAACCCCGGCCTCATGGTCCAGGCCCTCTACAATCTCATCCACAACGCCCTCACCCACACCCCACCCGGCACCCCCGTGGTGGTACGGTGGAGAAGCACCGGCTCATCCGTCCTCATCCAGGTGGAGGACCGCGGCCCCGGCATCCCACCCGAGGCCCTCCCCCGCATCTTCGAACGATTCTACCGGGTGGACACCTCCAGATCGCGCGCCACCGGCGGCACCGGCCTCGGCCTCTCCATCGTCAAGCACATCGTCCAGGCACACAAAGGTACCATCGACGTGCACAGCACCCCCGGGCACGGCACCACCTTCACCATACGCCTCCCGGGGTGA
- a CDS encoding response regulator encodes MTILVVDDEPDIVELVRFHLEREGYDVVSTGEGRDALEKARNLLPDAIILDLMLPGMSGLEVCRLLRQQDRTSHIPILMLTAKSEETDVVVGLELGADDYITKPFSPRILLARLKAVLKRTRPPEGRSDEPIVVGELVIDPHRYSVRVRGREIILSATEFAILSFLARNPGWVFSRQQIIDAVKGEDYPVTERAVDVQILSIRKKLGDARDYIQTVRGVGYRLQPV; translated from the coding sequence ATGACCATCCTGGTGGTCGACGACGAACCCGACATCGTGGAGCTCGTCCGCTTCCACCTCGAACGGGAGGGCTACGACGTGGTGAGCACAGGGGAGGGGAGGGACGCGCTCGAGAAGGCACGGAACCTGCTTCCCGACGCCATCATCCTCGACCTCATGCTTCCCGGTATGAGCGGGCTCGAGGTGTGCAGGCTCCTCAGGCAGCAGGACAGGACCTCCCACATCCCCATCCTCATGCTCACCGCAAAGAGCGAGGAGACCGACGTGGTGGTGGGCCTGGAGCTCGGGGCCGACGACTACATCACCAAACCCTTCAGCCCCCGCATACTCCTCGCCCGCCTCAAGGCCGTGCTCAAACGCACCCGCCCCCCGGAAGGAAGGAGCGACGAACCCATCGTGGTGGGCGAGCTCGTCATAGACCCTCATCGTTATTCCGTCCGCGTACGGGGACGAGAGATCATCCTCTCGGCCACGGAGTTCGCCATACTCAGCTTCCTCGCCCGGAACCCCGGGTGGGTCTTCTCCAGGCAGCAGATCATCGACGCGGTGAAGGGCGAGGACTACCCGGTCACGGAACGCGCCGTGGACGTCCAGATCCTCAGCATAAGGAAGAAGCTCGGCGATGCACGAGACTACATCCAGACCGTCCGGGGAGTCGGCTACCGCCTCCAGCCGGTCTGA
- the phoU gene encoding phosphate signaling complex protein PhoU produces the protein MRHHLEDEITDLRNNIFSMGILVEETLHKAYRALKEQNTDLAQEVFEDEEEINRLQHTLEHRCAEILATEHPVAGDLREILTSFKIIANIERIGDHAVHFAKALMRLRNREVLRDLSQFFSMAEEGISMFHDALTAYIERDAEKAREVASRDSRIDEMHGQILQHLFRLIKEHPDQPEDFTSLLFLNRFLERLGDHVTNICEWVVFSTTGVHEELNQ, from the coding sequence ATGAGACACCATCTCGAAGACGAGATTACCGACCTCAGGAACAACATCTTCTCCATGGGCATCCTCGTGGAAGAGACCCTCCACAAGGCCTACAGGGCCCTCAAGGAGCAGAACACGGACCTCGCGCAGGAGGTCTTCGAAGACGAAGAGGAGATCAACCGGCTCCAGCACACCCTCGAGCACCGCTGTGCCGAGATCCTCGCCACCGAACACCCGGTGGCAGGCGACCTCAGGGAGATCCTCACCTCCTTCAAGATCATCGCCAACATAGAGCGCATCGGGGACCACGCCGTCCACTTCGCCAAGGCCCTCATGCGGCTCAGGAACCGCGAGGTGCTCAGAGACCTCTCCCAGTTCTTCTCCATGGCGGAAGAGGGCATCTCCATGTTCCACGACGCCCTCACCGCTTACATCGAACGCGACGCAGAGAAGGCCAGGGAGGTGGCCTCACGCGACAGCCGCATCGATGAGATGCACGGCCAGATACTCCAGCACCTCTTCCGGCTCATCAAGGAACACCCCGACCAACCCGAGGACTTCACCTCGCTCCTCTTCCTCAATCGGTTCCTCGAACGCCTCGGTGACCACGTCACCAACATCTGCGAGTGGGTCGTCTTCAGCACCACGGGAGTCCACGAAGAGCTCAACCAGTAG
- a CDS encoding DUF6675 family protein produces MRTHIPAILLLLALPGSLHGQTFPLSPQQEETLETTGELTIYFDGTPERILYHGPLSPLIRTDLEDLSPTIGVESLFRLPMPSSLREGSDPILDLYNILHRVSTMKGIQYYSASRGRMRTMFHDAYRIASPEAREPVPDLTFTELPHEPVSITIFQDDSSFGKNLYRITYRVEGSFILLSMENLDTLAYMGLIPLVSPGGLRTHLVIVPRGEELMFYGICGVRTIRFFGMEKRYASFYNRIVALKNWFQSQLPLRP; encoded by the coding sequence ATGCGAACGCACATCCCTGCAATTCTACTCCTCCTCGCGCTCCCCGGCTCCCTCCACGGACAGACCTTCCCTCTCTCCCCTCAGCAGGAAGAGACCCTCGAGACCACCGGTGAGCTCACCATCTACTTCGACGGCACACCCGAGCGCATCCTCTACCACGGCCCCCTCTCCCCGCTCATCCGCACCGACCTGGAGGACCTCTCCCCCACCATCGGCGTGGAATCCCTCTTCCGCCTCCCCATGCCGTCCTCTCTCCGCGAAGGCTCCGATCCCATACTCGACCTCTACAACATACTCCACCGGGTGAGCACCATGAAGGGCATCCAGTACTACTCGGCCAGCAGGGGCAGGATGCGCACCATGTTCCACGACGCCTACCGCATCGCCTCGCCCGAAGCGCGGGAGCCGGTCCCCGACCTCACCTTCACCGAACTCCCGCACGAGCCCGTCTCCATCACCATCTTCCAGGACGACTCCAGCTTCGGGAAAAACCTCTACCGGATCACCTACCGGGTGGAAGGCTCGTTCATCCTCCTCTCCATGGAGAACCTGGACACCCTCGCCTACATGGGCCTCATCCCCCTCGTCTCGCCCGGCGGCCTCCGCACCCACCTCGTGATCGTGCCCCGCGGGGAGGAGCTCATGTTCTACGGCATCTGCGGCGTCCGCACCATCCGCTTCTTCGGCATGGAGAAGCGCTACGCGAGCTTCTACAACCGTATCGTGGCCCTCAAGAACTGGTTCCAGAGCCAACTCCCCTTAAGGCCATAG
- the murG gene encoding undecaprenyldiphospho-muramoylpentapeptide beta-N-acetylglucosaminyltransferase, whose amino-acid sequence MRIVYTGGGTAGHVFPALAVHRVLEERVPGLEAVWIGSRKGPERGWVEEAGVRFYGVPAGKWRRYLSVKNVVDVGRVGVGVMASLLLLRRLRPRVLFSKGGYVAVPPVIAASILGIPVVVHESDLDPGLATRITARYASRILTSWPETATFFPREWEPRVVCTGNPVRPEVRSGDPGKVREFFPVRPGRPLLLVLGGSQGARQVNELVWAALPRLLEWCEVIHQTGPDVERAPRREGYHPVAFLGRELPHVLAAAQVVVSRAGAGAVAELAACGKAAVLVPLGRELGSRGDQVRNARRLAERGAAVVLEGGEAVPARLVQVVEGLVRDEGRRRALEERIRELARPDAAEAIARVIEGFLSESPTRRHGGDE is encoded by the coding sequence ATGAGGATTGTCTACACAGGAGGAGGGACGGCGGGACATGTGTTCCCGGCCCTCGCGGTGCACCGGGTGCTCGAGGAGAGGGTGCCCGGGCTGGAGGCGGTGTGGATCGGCTCGCGAAAGGGGCCGGAGAGAGGCTGGGTGGAGGAGGCGGGTGTCCGGTTCTACGGGGTGCCTGCGGGAAAGTGGAGGAGGTACCTTTCGGTGAAGAACGTGGTGGATGTGGGGCGAGTGGGGGTGGGTGTGATGGCCTCTCTCCTGCTCCTCAGGAGGCTCAGGCCCCGGGTGCTCTTCTCCAAGGGGGGGTACGTGGCGGTGCCACCGGTGATCGCGGCCTCGATCCTGGGCATCCCGGTGGTGGTGCACGAGTCCGATCTGGATCCCGGGCTCGCCACCAGGATCACGGCCCGGTATGCCTCGCGTATCCTCACCTCGTGGCCTGAGACGGCCACGTTCTTCCCCAGGGAGTGGGAACCGCGGGTGGTGTGTACCGGGAACCCCGTGCGGCCGGAGGTGCGCTCAGGGGATCCGGGAAAGGTGAGGGAGTTCTTCCCCGTACGGCCCGGGCGGCCGCTCCTCCTGGTGTTGGGGGGGAGCCAGGGGGCCCGTCAGGTGAACGAGCTGGTGTGGGCGGCCCTCCCCCGGCTCCTCGAGTGGTGCGAGGTGATCCACCAGACCGGGCCGGATGTGGAGCGGGCGCCGCGCCGGGAGGGGTACCACCCCGTGGCCTTCCTGGGACGAGAGCTTCCCCACGTGCTCGCCGCCGCGCAGGTGGTGGTGTCGCGGGCCGGGGCGGGGGCGGTGGCGGAGCTGGCGGCGTGCGGGAAGGCGGCGGTCCTCGTGCCGCTCGGGAGGGAGCTGGGGAGCCGTGGCGACCAGGTGAGGAACGCGCGCAGGCTCGCGGAGCGGGGGGCGGCGGTGGTGCTCGAGGGGGGTGAGGCGGTGCCGGCGAGGCTGGTGCAGGTGGTGGAGGGCCTCGTCCGGGATGAGGGGCGGCGGAGGGCGTTGGAAGAGCGTATCCGGGAGCTCGCCCGGCCGGATGCAGCGGAGGCGATCGCCCGGGTGATCGAGGGATTTCTCTCGGAGTCCCCCACAAGACGACACGGAGGTGACGAATGA
- a CDS encoding CvpA family protein translates to MNLTALDVVFLGVIGFFIVQGLIKGFIQGFMSVLAVGGGLTAGALFSSRAAGLFDALLGASPWSPVLGFLSLFIVVYAVVKLLENALQSLIERVHLENLDKALGFFLGILKGIVVVAVILLILEAQPFVDTTRMLGTSLFARLLLPLLPDPTGVVDAAREAAGAGMLRGGGGTGSL, encoded by the coding sequence ATGAATCTTACCGCGCTCGATGTGGTGTTCCTGGGGGTGATCGGATTCTTCATCGTCCAGGGGCTCATAAAGGGGTTCATCCAGGGGTTCATGTCGGTGCTCGCCGTGGGGGGCGGCCTTACGGCGGGGGCCCTCTTCTCCTCCCGGGCTGCGGGACTCTTCGATGCGCTCCTGGGCGCCTCTCCCTGGAGCCCCGTGCTCGGCTTTCTCTCTCTCTTCATCGTGGTCTACGCCGTGGTGAAACTCCTGGAGAACGCCCTCCAGTCCCTCATCGAACGGGTACACCTCGAAAACCTCGACAAGGCCTTGGGGTTCTTCCTGGGGATCCTAAAAGGGATTGTAGTGGTGGCGGTCATCCTTCTCATCCTCGAGGCCCAGCCCTTCGTCGACACCACCCGCATGCTCGGTACGAGCCTCTTCGCGCGTCTCCTCCTCCCCTTGCTCCCCGATCCAACGGGTGTGGTGGATGCGGCGCGTGAAGCGGCCGGTGCAGGGATGCTGCGTGGAGGGGGCGGGACCGGTTCCCTGTGA
- a CDS encoding DNA polymerase III subunit delta', translating into MFENIIGHSQAVSQLSRELKEGSFPSSVLISGPPYAGKLTMALEISRVLSCERDAAWDCPCDSCRRQRLLLEPLTLVVGPKRFLQEIRASWDTLMRAPGVATRFLFVRAVRKLTRRFDPVLWEGEEGKVRQAFDLVAEITELLEGFYPSSEGGELGEGLVKAGERILGFCRKLEAFVPRDGVPVAMVRRILSSVHLSSSRTPHVVILEHADTLQEASRNSLLKELEEPSAGTYFILLTRRRTAIIPTILSRVRHYQLFERSTEEMRRVLARIFRLADPPDHLSAFFHQFSALEEEGLAAKARGFVRMLMGTAAFDPALLDVPREEWEAWYEVALDELSSFLPSSPAGEVEHVSRLLSRACFRVRDLNMNPQTVLEALFLERELAYSGGRP; encoded by the coding sequence ATGTTCGAGAACATCATCGGCCACAGCCAGGCGGTCTCACAGCTCTCGAGGGAATTGAAGGAAGGGAGCTTCCCTTCCTCGGTGCTCATCTCAGGCCCTCCATATGCGGGGAAGCTCACGATGGCCCTCGAGATCAGCCGTGTGCTCTCGTGCGAGAGGGATGCGGCGTGGGACTGTCCGTGCGACTCCTGCCGGCGTCAGCGCCTTCTCCTCGAGCCCCTCACCCTCGTGGTGGGACCCAAGCGTTTTCTGCAGGAGATACGCGCCTCGTGGGACACCCTCATGCGGGCTCCGGGCGTGGCCACACGGTTCCTCTTCGTGAGGGCAGTGCGCAAGCTCACCCGGAGGTTCGACCCCGTGCTCTGGGAGGGGGAGGAAGGGAAGGTGCGGCAGGCCTTCGACCTCGTGGCGGAGATCACGGAGTTGCTCGAGGGGTTCTATCCTTCCTCCGAGGGAGGAGAACTCGGAGAGGGACTGGTCAAGGCGGGGGAACGTATCCTCGGGTTCTGCAGGAAGCTCGAGGCCTTCGTCCCCCGGGACGGCGTCCCGGTGGCCATGGTGCGGCGCATCCTCTCGTCCGTCCACCTCTCCTCCTCCCGCACCCCGCACGTGGTGATCCTCGAACACGCCGACACCCTCCAGGAGGCCTCCCGGAACTCCCTCCTCAAGGAACTCGAGGAGCCCTCGGCAGGGACCTACTTCATCCTCCTCACCCGCAGGCGGACGGCCATCATCCCCACCATACTCTCCCGCGTGCGACACTATCAGCTCTTCGAGCGCTCGACAGAGGAGATGCGTCGTGTCCTCGCCCGCATCTTCCGCCTTGCAGATCCTCCAGACCATCTCTCGGCCTTTTTCCATCAGTTCTCGGCACTCGAAGAGGAGGGGCTTGCCGCGAAGGCGAGAGGATTCGTCCGCATGCTGATGGGGACGGCCGCCTTCGATCCCGCGCTCCTCGATGTGCCCAGGGAGGAGTGGGAGGCGTGGTACGAGGTGGCGCTGGATGAACTCTCCTCCTTCCTGCCTTCCTCCCCTGCCGGAGAGGTGGAACATGTCTCACGTCTCCTCTCGAGGGCGTGTTTCAGGGTGAGGGATCTCAACATGAACCCGCAGACGGTGCTCGAGGCCCTCTTTCTCGAGCGGGAGCTCGCATACTCGGGAGGTCGGCCGTGA
- a CDS encoding two-component system sensor histidine kinase NtrB translates to MRGFLERTLGKLEKLDREQLKRVFEDFVEEYGRLEDVLNSLPEAILVLDEDDRLAFANRLALRLGVVEEDSEGRRLEDAVRDTQIREHVRALLSREETVRGREFTFDLGGRRRIFRVDVLPLVRAGMIRGTLVLMEDVTDQRAQEVRLKRMESLASLTTLAASVAHEIKNPLGAISIHLQLIERLLSQKGCLSTEEVSPYVGVIKEEIERLNRIVVDFLFAVRPINLEREELSVRELVEETLSLVGPELAQAGVRVDIRIPEDIPSLSLDRRYIKQALLNLIKNAVQAMPEGGVLTVWAQLRDGRLALSFSDTGVGIPEHLKEKIFEPYFTTKDTGSGLGLTLVYKIVQEHGGEIEVQSKEGKGTTFTLLFPIPATVARRITWNGEQP, encoded by the coding sequence GTGAGGGGTTTTCTGGAGCGGACGTTGGGGAAGCTCGAGAAACTCGACAGGGAGCAGCTCAAGAGGGTCTTCGAAGACTTTGTGGAGGAGTACGGCCGCCTCGAGGACGTCCTCAACTCTCTTCCGGAAGCCATCCTGGTGCTCGACGAGGACGACAGGCTGGCCTTCGCCAATAGACTGGCCCTGAGGCTCGGAGTGGTGGAGGAGGACAGCGAGGGACGCAGGTTGGAGGATGCGGTCCGTGATACCCAGATCCGGGAACATGTACGCGCGCTCCTCTCGAGGGAGGAGACGGTGCGTGGGCGTGAGTTCACCTTTGATCTGGGGGGGAGGCGGCGCATCTTCCGGGTGGACGTGCTACCCCTCGTGCGGGCCGGGATGATCAGGGGCACGCTCGTCCTCATGGAGGATGTCACCGACCAGAGGGCCCAGGAGGTGCGCCTCAAGCGCATGGAGAGTCTCGCCTCGCTCACCACCCTCGCGGCGAGCGTGGCACATGAGATCAAGAATCCACTGGGCGCCATCAGTATCCATCTCCAGCTCATCGAGCGGCTCCTCTCCCAGAAAGGATGCCTCTCCACCGAGGAGGTGTCTCCCTACGTGGGAGTGATAAAGGAGGAGATCGAGCGGCTCAACCGTATCGTGGTGGATTTCCTCTTCGCAGTCCGGCCGATCAATCTGGAGAGGGAGGAGCTCTCGGTGCGTGAGCTGGTGGAGGAGACCCTCTCCCTGGTAGGTCCCGAACTCGCTCAAGCGGGCGTGAGGGTCGACATCCGGATCCCCGAGGACATCCCTTCCCTTTCCCTCGATCGAAGGTACATCAAGCAGGCCCTCCTCAACCTCATAAAGAACGCCGTGCAGGCCATGCCCGAGGGAGGCGTTCTCACCGTCTGGGCCCAGCTGCGGGACGGGAGGCTCGCCCTCTCGTTTTCGGACACCGGTGTGGGGATCCCGGAGCACCTCAAGGAGAAAATCTTTGAACCGTACTTCACCACCAAGGACACGGGCTCTGGACTGGGTCTCACCCTGGTCTATAAGATAGTCCAGGAACACGGAGGGGAGATAGAGGTTCAGTCGAAGGAGGGGAAGGGCACGACGTTCACCCTTCTCTTCCCCATACCGGCCACCGTGGCCCGAAGGATCACCTGGAACGGGGAGCAGCCATGA